Proteins encoded together in one Camelina sativa cultivar DH55 chromosome 9, Cs, whole genome shotgun sequence window:
- the LOC104710722 gene encoding uncharacterized protein At3g28850-like, protein MGCASSKHRSKRCVHCQRGYSPVDVPRSQSVHHQPQNSEDSCHMVALSSSSLGSLKLCDSSFGHNHKHLADLSDKLVSEESAKTGNGFGPNVVREKSDKEKFNLEMQAKLMEAKVWSSMMNEKIPKVVPKTPIETPPGEPETINTWEMMDGLEDNLSPLRSPNHVRSFSFNVSRNGDCERAKSNGNGETLWLQMEEAQGFEDFDPEIISSFRKSLQELPSDHPFHISVHDFRLNPSFNFSVDEKEEESLDETREWAAKEKVILYFTSLRGIRKTYEESCDVRVILKSLGIRVDERDVSMHSGFKKELKELLEDKFNNGVGITLPRVFLGRKYLGGAEEIRKLNEDGKLEKLLGGCERVEENQNANGQECEACGDVRFVPCETCSGSCKVYYEYEDEDDEDEEDDDDESVKDEREYGFQTCPDCNENGLIRCPVCCN, encoded by the coding sequence ATGGGTTGTGCGAGTTCCAAGCATCGTAGTAAGCGTTGTGTTCATTGCCAGCGAGGATATTCTCCGGTAGACGTACCGAGAAGCCAATCTGTGCACCACCAACCACAAAACTCTGAAGATAGCTGTCACATGGTGGCTCTAAGTTCgtctagccttggatctctcaagctatgtgattcttcttttgGGCATAATCACAAACACTTGGCAGACTTGAGCGATAAGCTTGTTTCCGAGGAATCTGCGAAAACGGGAAATGGGTTTGGTCCAAATGTGGTCAGAGAGAAGTCTGACAAGGAGAAATTTAATTTGGAAATGCAGGCTAAGCTTATGGAGGCGAAGGTTTGGTCAAGTATGATGAATGAGAAGATCCCAAAGGTTGTGCCGAAGACACCGATTGAGACGCCTCCGGGGGAGCCTGAAACGATTAATACATGGGAAATGATGGATGGGCTTGAAGACAATCTTAGTCCTTTACGATCACCAAATCATGTGAGGAGCTTTTCGTTTAATGTTTCACGTAATGGTGATTGCGAACGAGCTAAGTCGAATGGTAACGGTGAGACGCTTTGGCTTCAAATGGAGGAAGCACAAGGGTTTGAAGATTTTGATCCTGAGATCATTTCTTCGTTTAGGAAATCGCTTCAAGAACTTCCTTCTGATCATCCCTTTCACATTTCGGTTCACGATTTCAGATTGAATCCAAGTTTCAATTTCTCTGTTGATGAAAAGGAGGAGGAGTCTTTGGATGAAACAAGAGAATGGGCTGCTAAAGAGAAAGTGATACTTTACTTCACAAGTCTTAGAGGTATAAGGAAGACATATGAGGAAAGCTGCGATGTTCGGGTTATACTAAAAAGTCTTGGGATTAGAGTGGATGAGCGAGATGTATCGATGCATTCGGGTTTCAAGAAGGAGTTGAAGGAGCTGCTAGAGGATAAGTTCAACAATGGCGTTGGGATCACATTGCCTAGAGTTTTCTTGGGGAGGAAGTATCTCGGTGGAGCAGAGGAGATTCGAAAGTTGAATGAGGACGGGAAGCTGGAGAAGCTTCTTGGAGGCTGCGAGAGGGTGGAAGAGAACCAAAATGCTAATGGGCAAGAATGCGAGGCTTGTGGAGATGTAAGGTTTGTGCCGTGTGAGACGTGTTCTGGGAGCTGCAAAGTGTACTATGAatatgaagatgaagacgatgaggatgaagaagatgatgatgatgaaagtgtAAAGGATGAAAGAGAGTATGGGTTTCAAACATGTCCTGATTGTAATGAGAATGGTCTTATTAGATGTCCTGTTTGTTGTAATTAG
- the LOC109126380 gene encoding uncharacterized protein LOC109126380, whose product MEKNRGLSFSQQEDEFLCRVYLEISQDPIVSNNQALRKLWGK is encoded by the coding sequence atggaaaaaaatagaGGCTTATCATTCAGTCAACAAGAAGATGAGTTCTTATGTCGAGTGTATTTAGAAATTTCACAAGATCCAATAGTTAGCAATAACCAAGCTTTGCGGAAATTATGGGGAAAATAG
- the LOC109126626 gene encoding uncharacterized protein LOC109126626: MDTEEKIAANCFLKNNRLKHQTTQENNQVIGRSGAPTIILEAVADYDLWI, encoded by the exons ATGGatacagaagaaaaaattgctgccaattGTTTTCTCAAGAACAACCGCCTTAAGCACCAAACCACTCAAGAAAACAATCAAGTAAT AGGTCGTAGCGGAGCACCCACAATCATTCTTGAAGCAGTTGCAGATTATGATCTATGGATATGA